Proteins encoded by one window of Lactobacillus paragasseri:
- a CDS encoding acyl-[acyl-carrier-protein] thioesterase has protein sequence MEKIFKEEHQVTYGDCDETGKIQLPKLIEHFMKVSNDQLTQGNAGIHDLLKQNLGWVVVEYHLDLERLPEAGEKITVTTNGSGYNRFFEYRDCGIIDSTNKKILDVKSQWVILDLKNRKITEADSQMMEKFGNPYLKHMPRFKRLRPLKDYESSKTYAVRYYDLDTNHHLTNSVYFDWMIDTLPREFLNSHTAKSVDISFKKEVQYGDQAVSELTLDQDTLTSYHLISNQGEISALAEISWREN, from the coding sequence ATGGAAAAGATTTTTAAAGAAGAACATCAGGTTACTTATGGCGACTGTGATGAAACGGGGAAAATTCAGCTTCCTAAATTAATTGAACATTTTATGAAAGTTTCAAATGATCAATTAACTCAAGGCAATGCTGGGATTCATGATTTATTAAAACAAAACTTAGGCTGGGTGGTAGTTGAATACCATCTTGATCTTGAGCGTCTTCCTGAAGCTGGTGAAAAAATTACCGTTACAACAAACGGTAGCGGTTATAATCGCTTTTTTGAATATAGAGATTGTGGTATAATAGACTCTACTAACAAAAAGATATTAGATGTCAAAAGCCAATGGGTGATTTTAGATCTAAAAAATCGAAAAATTACTGAAGCAGATAGTCAAATGATGGAAAAGTTTGGAAATCCATACTTGAAACATATGCCACGTTTTAAGAGATTACGTCCTTTGAAGGATTATGAATCGAGTAAGACATATGCGGTTCGTTACTATGATTTAGATACAAATCATCATTTAACTAATAGTGTTTATTTTGATTGGATGATTGATACTTTACCAAGAGAATTTTTGAATTCTCATACTGCTAAAAGTGTCGATATTTCATTTAAAAAAGAAGTACAATATGGCGATCAGGCCGTATCTGAGCTTACGCTTGATCAAGATACGCTTACGTCGTATCATTTGATTTCTAATCAAGGTGAAATTTCTGCTTTGGCTGAAATTAGTTGGAGAGAAAATTAA
- the tsaB gene encoding tRNA (adenosine(37)-N6)-threonylcarbamoyltransferase complex dimerization subunit type 1 TsaB produces the protein MKILSITTATNHLNVALNDGDKIVEKNEEDHRNHSEHLDPLITELLKENNLTLKDIDRFAVAEGPGSYTGLRIGITTAKMFASILNKDLVGVSTLAALANGVNDGVIVSELDARNKNFFAGVYRKVNGKLENLVPDGHYHLDDLINKIKELGLPEEVVFVGSPIDKYQDEIEDLLGSDNFKQAAGDNQIHAGEIGKLALNKKAIDPDKMVPKYLRRTQAEIDWHNKTGKAFGPDSDYVEEV, from the coding sequence ATGAAGATATTAAGTATCACGACTGCAACCAATCATTTGAATGTAGCTTTGAATGATGGGGATAAAATTGTTGAAAAAAATGAAGAGGATCATCGCAACCATAGCGAGCATTTAGATCCTTTGATTACTGAATTACTAAAAGAAAATAATCTTACCTTAAAAGATATTGATCGTTTTGCAGTGGCAGAAGGGCCAGGTTCTTATACGGGATTGAGAATTGGAATTACAACTGCTAAGATGTTTGCTTCTATTTTAAATAAAGATTTAGTCGGAGTATCAACTTTGGCTGCTTTAGCTAATGGAGTAAATGACGGAGTGATTGTAAGTGAGTTAGATGCTCGTAACAAGAATTTCTTTGCTGGGGTTTATCGAAAAGTAAATGGTAAGCTAGAGAACTTAGTTCCAGATGGTCATTATCATTTAGACGATTTAATTAATAAGATTAAAGAATTGGGTCTGCCTGAAGAAGTTGTCTTTGTCGGCAGTCCAATTGATAAATATCAAGATGAGATTGAAGACTTGTTAGGGTCAGACAACTTTAAGCAAGCTGCAGGCGATAATCAAATTCATGCTGGGGAAATTGGTAAGTTAGCACTTAATAAGAAAGCAATTGATCCTGATAAGATGGTGCCAAAATACTTGAGACGTACGCAAGCTGAAATTGATTGGCATAATAAGACTGGAAAGGCATTTGGTCCAGATAGCGACTATGTTGAAGAAGTTTAG
- a CDS encoding YbaB/EbfC family nucleoid-associated protein → MSRRPNFGGMGMGNMQGLIKQAKKMQQQMEAEQANLATQEFVGKSADDMVVATFSGDRQLKDLKIDKEAIDPDDPDMLQDLVIDAVNKGIKAVDDATQASMGKYTKGLM, encoded by the coding sequence ATGAGTAGAAGACCTAATTTTGGTGGTATGGGCATGGGCAACATGCAAGGCTTAATTAAGCAAGCTAAAAAGATGCAACAACAAATGGAAGCTGAACAAGCAAATTTAGCTACTCAAGAATTTGTTGGCAAGTCTGCTGATGATATGGTAGTAGCAACTTTTAGTGGTGACCGTCAATTAAAAGACTTAAAGATTGATAAGGAAGCAATTGATCCAGATGATCCAGATATGCTTCAAGATTTAGTTATTGATGCTGTTAATAAAGGAATTAAGGCAGTCGATGATGCTACTCAAGCATCAATGGGAAAATACACTAAAGGTTTGATGTAA
- a CDS encoding GMP reductase, giving the protein MSNYFSMEAFDYDDIQLVPNKCIIKSRKEADTSVKFGSRTFKIPVVPANMESVIDDDLAIWLAENGYYYVMHRFYPEKRADFIKMMHDKGLFASISVGIKDSEYDFIDYLAKEKIIPEYITIDVAHGHSDYVIKMIKYIKDKLPDTFLTAGNIATPEAVRELENAGADATKVGVGPGRACITKLKTGFGTGGWQLAALRMCSKAARKPLIADGGIRHNGDIAKSVRFGASMVMIGSLFAGHEESPGNLITIDGKRYKQYWGSASEVQKGAYRNVEGKQMLVPYRGSIKDTLREMQEDLQSSISYAGGKDLSAIRVVDYVIVKSSIFDGDK; this is encoded by the coding sequence ATGAGCAATTACTTTAGTATGGAAGCCTTCGATTATGATGACATCCAACTTGTACCTAATAAATGCATTATCAAGAGCCGTAAAGAGGCCGATACAAGCGTAAAATTTGGAAGCCGAACATTTAAAATCCCGGTTGTTCCAGCAAACATGGAGAGCGTAATTGATGATGATTTAGCTATTTGGTTAGCGGAAAACGGCTACTACTATGTAATGCACCGTTTTTATCCAGAAAAGCGCGCTGATTTTATTAAAATGATGCATGATAAAGGCTTATTTGCTTCAATTTCTGTTGGGATTAAAGATAGCGAATACGATTTTATCGACTATTTGGCTAAAGAAAAGATCATCCCTGAATATATTACAATCGACGTAGCTCACGGGCATTCAGATTATGTAATTAAGATGATTAAATACATTAAAGATAAGTTGCCCGATACATTTTTAACAGCTGGCAACATTGCAACTCCTGAAGCAGTTCGTGAATTAGAAAATGCCGGAGCTGATGCAACTAAAGTCGGTGTCGGTCCAGGACGCGCCTGCATCACTAAGTTAAAAACTGGTTTTGGTACCGGAGGCTGGCAATTAGCAGCACTTAGAATGTGTTCTAAAGCTGCTAGAAAGCCATTGATTGCTGACGGTGGTATTCGCCACAACGGGGATATTGCCAAGTCTGTTCGATTTGGCGCTTCAATGGTAATGATTGGATCTCTATTTGCAGGACACGAGGAATCTCCTGGCAACTTAATTACAATTGATGGCAAGAGATATAAGCAATATTGGGGTTCAGCTTCTGAAGTTCAAAAAGGTGCTTACCGCAATGTTGAAGGAAAGCAAATGTTAGTTCCTTATCGTGGCTCTATTAAAGATACCTTGCGTGAAATGCAGGAAGATTTACAGTCTTCTATTTCATATGCTGGCGGTAAAGACTTGAGTGCAATTCGAGTAGTAGATTATGTTATTGTAAAATCTTCCATTTTTGATGGCGATAAATAA
- a CDS encoding DUF3990 domain-containing protein — protein MKISIPNLLYHGNDVIVEKPDIHAGKPRHDFGKGFYLTTDINQAAKWSKHKIKINSSKLKQNPYNILISKYVFDTNQFYSLRVKIFDHVSEDWLNYIIKNRKNIDFALNTDYDLVIGPVVDGANSWEALALYSNGTISFEKAISRLKPENLTDQWAFKTQNSINCLKYGGVFYEEK, from the coding sequence ATGAAAATTTCCATTCCAAATCTTTTGTACCATGGCAATGACGTTATTGTAGAAAAACCAGATATTCATGCGGGAAAACCAAGACATGACTTCGGTAAAGGCTTTTACTTAACTACAGATATTAATCAAGCAGCAAAATGGAGCAAACATAAAATAAAAATTAATTCTTCAAAATTAAAACAAAATCCGTACAACATTTTAATTTCTAAATATGTATTTGATACAAACCAATTCTATTCATTAAGAGTCAAAATATTTGATCATGTAAGCGAAGATTGGCTAAACTATATCATAAAAAATAGAAAGAATATCGATTTCGCTTTAAATACAGATTATGATCTAGTTATAGGTCCTGTAGTTGATGGAGCAAATTCCTGGGAAGCATTGGCACTATATTCTAATGGTACAATATCTTTTGAGAAAGCTATATCTCGTCTTAAACCAGAAAATTTAACTGACCAATGGGCCTTTAAAACTCAAAATTCAATTAACTGTTTAAAATATGGAGGTGTCTTTTATGAAGAAAAATAA
- a CDS encoding YaaL family protein, with product MIGKRHKVKKAGDERLLKVVAQLQRQLAEQKVFDQTTIDYSFDNRVLNKILHAKFIFLYEEARRRNTKSSSSSSVITR from the coding sequence ATGATTGGAAAAAGGCATAAAGTTAAAAAAGCAGGCGATGAGCGACTATTAAAAGTAGTTGCTCAATTACAAAGACAACTTGCAGAACAAAAAGTTTTTGATCAGACAACAATTGATTATTCATTTGATAATCGCGTTTTAAATAAAATTCTACATGCAAAATTTATTTTTTTGTATGAAGAAGCAAGAAGAAGAAACACTAAATCTAGTAGCTCATCAAGCGTGATTACTAGATAA
- the rimI gene encoding ribosomal protein S18-alanine N-acetyltransferase: MLKKFSLFFHPAEIDLSFSPFALRLDNQTYQIMKASDENIADLLGLEQEVYFGRTPWSRFSFKSELKKHANSLYLVVYQGSTLVGFVGMRMQAQEGHITNIAVKPAFQKRGIGGFLLRTMIEIAQKNHAVQMTLEVRSDNYNAQSLYRKIGFRDNFIRKNYYSAEHADAVSMIKKIADREQEEVN; encoded by the coding sequence ATGTTGAAGAAGTTTAGTTTATTTTTTCATCCAGCAGAAATTGACTTGAGTTTTTCGCCTTTTGCTTTGAGACTTGATAATCAAACTTATCAAATTATGAAGGCAAGCGATGAAAATATTGCTGACTTGTTGGGCTTAGAGCAAGAAGTTTATTTTGGCAGAACCCCATGGAGTCGATTTTCTTTTAAGAGCGAATTGAAAAAGCATGCCAATTCTTTGTATCTTGTGGTTTATCAGGGTTCAACCTTGGTAGGCTTCGTCGGGATGAGAATGCAGGCACAAGAAGGACATATTACTAATATTGCTGTTAAGCCTGCTTTTCAAAAAAGAGGAATTGGTGGATTTTTGCTCAGGACGATGATTGAAATTGCTCAAAAAAATCATGCTGTTCAGATGACCTTAGAAGTTCGAAGCGATAATTACAATGCGCAGAGCTTGTACCGGAAGATTGGATTTAGGGATAATTTTATTCGGAAAAATTATTATTCGGCTGAACATGCGGACGCCGTAAGCATGATTAAAAAGATAGCAGATAGAGAACAGGAAGAAGTAAATTGA
- the recR gene encoding recombination mediator RecR has product MQYPLPIARLIDNYMKLPGIGEKTATRLAFYTMDMPEDDVEDFSKSLMQVKENLHSCFICGNITESDPCEICRDANRDRSTIMVVEQPKDVMAFEEMGEYNGLYHVLHGVLSPMDGVGPEEINIKSLITRLQKQDEVKEVILALNSSPEGEATAMYLAKLIKPAGLKVTRLAAGLAVGSDIEYANSITLKRAVQGRTDL; this is encoded by the coding sequence ATGCAATATCCATTACCAATTGCACGTTTAATTGATAATTATATGAAGTTGCCTGGTATTGGTGAAAAAACAGCAACGCGGTTAGCTTTTTATACAATGGACATGCCTGAAGATGATGTGGAAGACTTTTCCAAGTCATTAATGCAGGTAAAAGAAAATCTTCACTCTTGTTTTATTTGTGGAAATATTACCGAGAGCGATCCATGTGAAATTTGCCGAGATGCAAATCGTGATCGTTCAACAATTATGGTGGTAGAGCAGCCAAAAGATGTAATGGCTTTTGAAGAAATGGGTGAATATAACGGTTTATACCATGTTTTACATGGTGTTCTGTCCCCAATGGATGGTGTTGGCCCAGAAGAAATTAATATTAAGAGCCTAATTACTAGACTGCAAAAGCAAGATGAGGTTAAAGAAGTCATTTTGGCTTTAAATTCTAGTCCAGAAGGTGAAGCAACTGCAATGTACTTAGCTAAGCTAATCAAACCAGCCGGCTTGAAAGTGACGCGCCTAGCTGCAGGGTTAGCTGTAGGTAGCGATATTGAATATGCAAACTCAATTACTTTGAAGCGCGCTGTTCAAGGGAGAACAGATCTATGA
- the rsmI gene encoding 16S rRNA (cytidine(1402)-2'-O)-methyltransferase, with amino-acid sequence MQAQSSFNEKDKGRLYLVPTPIGNLEDITLRAKRILTEADYIAAEDTRTSGILLEKIGVHNRMISFHKYNSKERAPELIKLLKEGNTIAEISDAGMPVISDPGYILVQECIKNDIPVVSLPGPSAFATALIASGFDAQPFTYYGFLPRKSSEQKVYFEMMNQARATSIFYEAPHRLKKTLKTLAEVIKPDRKIVLARELTKIHEEYLRGTISEINEYFTKNDPRGEFVVLVSPNDEKEKQLSWDELIKQVADRVEAGESKKDAIKLVAKANKVSKNELYDKYHQN; translated from the coding sequence ATGCAAGCGCAAAGTAGTTTTAATGAAAAAGATAAGGGGCGTCTTTACCTTGTCCCTACACCAATTGGCAATTTAGAAGATATTACTTTAAGGGCGAAGAGGATTCTAACTGAAGCTGATTATATTGCTGCTGAAGATACTAGAACCAGCGGAATCTTACTTGAAAAAATTGGCGTTCATAATAGGATGATTTCTTTTCATAAGTATAATTCTAAAGAACGTGCGCCAGAATTAATTAAATTGCTTAAAGAAGGAAATACGATTGCCGAAATTTCTGATGCTGGGATGCCGGTTATTTCCGATCCTGGTTATATTTTGGTCCAAGAATGTATCAAAAATGATATCCCGGTTGTTTCGCTTCCAGGACCTTCAGCTTTTGCGACAGCTTTAATTGCATCTGGCTTTGATGCTCAACCATTTACCTATTATGGCTTTTTACCGCGTAAGAGTAGTGAGCAAAAAGTATATTTTGAGATGATGAATCAGGCACGTGCGACTTCAATTTTCTATGAAGCACCTCATCGTTTAAAGAAGACTTTAAAAACTTTGGCTGAGGTAATTAAACCAGATAGAAAAATTGTGTTAGCTCGTGAACTAACGAAGATTCATGAGGAATATTTAAGAGGTACAATTAGTGAAATTAATGAATACTTCACTAAGAATGATCCTCGAGGCGAGTTCGTAGTTTTGGTTTCACCAAATGATGAGAAAGAAAAGCAACTTTCTTGGGATGAGCTAATCAAGCAAGTGGCTGATCGAGTTGAAGCTGGCGAAAGTAAAAAGGATGCTATTAAGTTAGTCGCTAAGGCTAATAAAGTATCAAAGAATGAGCTCTATGATAAATATCATCAAAATTAA
- a CDS encoding cyclic-di-AMP receptor — translation MKLVLAIVQDKDADALAREFIQNNVRATKLATSGGFLKAGNTTFIVGIEDDRVNEVLEIIKKSSHTREQYVSNMNMDAAGTSMLGKPVQVTVGGATVFVLPVEEFKHF, via the coding sequence ATGAAACTCGTTTTAGCAATTGTACAAGATAAAGACGCGGATGCATTGGCAAGAGAATTTATTCAAAATAATGTGCGTGCAACAAAATTAGCTACAAGCGGCGGCTTTTTAAAGGCAGGAAATACAACTTTTATTGTTGGGATTGAAGATGACCGAGTAAATGAAGTATTAGAAATTATCAAAAAGAGTTCCCACACTAGAGAACAGTATGTTTCTAATATGAATATGGATGCAGCGGGAACTTCAATGCTAGGTAAGCCTGTCCAAGTTACTGTAGGCGGAGCAACGGTCTTTGTATTACCAGTTGAGGAATTTAAGCACTTTTAA
- the tmk gene encoding dTMP kinase, with product MKGYLITFEGPDGAGKTTVINELIKQLPKEIQKKTIITREPGGSKISENIRTIILDPANKEMDDRTETLLYAAQRSQHVSEVIRPALAAGKIVLSDRFIDSSLAYQGVGRDLGVEAVKQINDFGTGGLEPDLTIFLDLDPATGLARIEKERAGQEDRLEQEKLAFHKKVYAGYIDLLKRYPDRIKKVDANLPIEEVAANSVKIIRKQLPDIFM from the coding sequence ATGAAAGGATATTTAATTACATTTGAAGGCCCAGATGGGGCAGGAAAAACCACAGTTATCAACGAGCTTATCAAGCAGTTGCCAAAAGAAATACAGAAAAAGACGATTATTACACGTGAACCTGGTGGATCAAAAATTTCTGAAAATATTAGGACAATTATTTTAGATCCAGCAAATAAGGAAATGGATGATCGAACTGAAACTCTTCTTTATGCAGCTCAAAGAAGTCAGCATGTTAGTGAAGTTATTCGCCCAGCTTTGGCAGCTGGAAAAATTGTTTTATCTGATAGATTTATCGATAGTTCTTTGGCATACCAAGGTGTTGGCAGAGATTTAGGCGTTGAAGCTGTAAAGCAAATTAATGATTTTGGAACTGGCGGTCTTGAGCCTGATTTGACGATCTTTTTAGACTTAGATCCTGCAACTGGCTTGGCTAGAATTGAAAAGGAACGAGCAGGGCAAGAAGATCGACTTGAACAAGAAAAATTAGCTTTCCACAAAAAAGTTTATGCCGGATATATAGACTTGTTAAAACGATATCCTGATAGAATTAAAAAGGTGGATGCTAATTTGCCAATCGAGGAAGTTGCAGCTAATAGTGTTAAAATAATAAGAAAGCAATTACCTGATATTTTTATGTAA
- the tsaD gene encoding tRNA (adenosine(37)-N6)-threonylcarbamoyltransferase complex transferase subunit TsaD → MTKKDIRILAFESSCDETSTAVIKNGREIESLIVATQIKSHQRFGGVVPEVASRHHIEVITQITKEALAEANATWDDIDAIAVTYGPGLVGALLIGVSAAKAASMATGIPLIGVDHIMGHIMAAQLKDEIEYPALALQVSGGHTEIVLMKDPIHFEIVGDTRDDAAGEAYDKIGRVLGVNYPAGKTIDEWAHKGKDTFHFPRAMMEDDDYDFSFSGLKSAFINTCHHADQIHEKLDKYDLAASFQASVVDVLSHKTIRAIKEYKPKTFILGGGVAANHGLRDRLAEEIEKLPADIKPKVILPDLKLCGDNAAMIGAAAYNLYKAGKFSDENLNADPSLELPYAESMLK, encoded by the coding sequence TTGACAAAAAAAGATATTCGAATTTTAGCATTTGAAAGCTCATGTGATGAAACTTCTACCGCCGTAATTAAAAATGGGCGCGAAATTGAAAGCTTAATTGTAGCTACTCAAATAAAAAGCCACCAACGTTTTGGCGGGGTAGTGCCAGAAGTTGCAAGTCGTCACCATATTGAAGTAATTACTCAAATTACTAAGGAAGCTTTAGCTGAAGCAAACGCTACTTGGGATGATATTGATGCAATTGCCGTTACCTATGGACCAGGTCTAGTTGGAGCTTTGTTAATTGGGGTTAGTGCCGCAAAGGCAGCTTCAATGGCAACTGGGATTCCATTGATTGGCGTTGACCATATCATGGGTCATATTATGGCAGCGCAATTAAAGGATGAAATTGAATATCCAGCACTTGCCTTGCAAGTTTCTGGTGGTCATACTGAAATCGTCTTGATGAAAGATCCAATCCACTTTGAGATTGTGGGTGATACAAGAGATGACGCAGCTGGTGAAGCCTATGACAAGATTGGTCGAGTTTTGGGAGTTAATTATCCAGCTGGTAAGACAATTGATGAGTGGGCACATAAGGGTAAGGATACTTTCCACTTCCCACGGGCAATGATGGAAGATGATGACTATGATTTTTCATTCTCAGGCTTAAAGAGTGCCTTTATCAACACTTGCCACCATGCAGATCAAATTCATGAAAAACTTGATAAGTATGATTTAGCTGCAAGTTTTCAGGCTTCAGTTGTTGATGTGTTGAGCCACAAGACAATTAGAGCGATCAAAGAATATAAGCCGAAGACATTTATCTTAGGCGGCGGTGTCGCCGCGAACCACGGCTTACGCGATAGATTAGCAGAAGAGATTGAAAAGTTACCTGCTGATATTAAGCCAAAGGTGATTTTACCGGACTTGAAACTTTGCGGAGATAATGCGGCAATGATTGGTGCAGCTGCATATAACTTGTACAAGGCTGGTAAGTTTAGCGATGAGAATTTGAATGCAGATCCATCACTTGAGTTGCCATATGCAGAGAGCATGTTGAAATAG
- a CDS encoding DNA polymerase III subunit translates to MIDLKNIGQKQTDLLRDAYLNKKVAHSYLFVDPMQKKGLNTAYWLACLFNCTGENKPDGTCNNCQRILDGNHPDVFLVKLEGKQTLSIDQIRPLKEELAKSPVEGKRRFFIIENAEKLTLAASNALLNLLEEPVAPVVTILITNNENQILPTVKSRTQILNFSDEKIDSKRAQLLEYGLTDEEIDDLGDTAKLEEESKYLFQELLEQNDLALVRVSQISGLATKPASQKFVFYQLKTLAMKSLAAGEKLRKSAFLLELLMTADKMRASNVSFHNTLDYLVLSFER, encoded by the coding sequence ATGATTGATTTAAAAAATATAGGTCAAAAGCAGACTGATCTTTTAAGGGATGCATATTTAAATAAAAAAGTTGCCCACAGTTATTTGTTTGTCGATCCAATGCAAAAAAAAGGACTTAATACAGCTTATTGGCTGGCATGTCTTTTTAATTGTACAGGAGAAAATAAGCCTGATGGGACGTGCAATAATTGCCAAAGAATTTTAGATGGCAATCATCCTGATGTCTTTTTAGTAAAACTAGAAGGAAAACAGACGCTTTCAATTGATCAAATTCGTCCTTTGAAAGAAGAATTGGCAAAAAGTCCTGTTGAAGGCAAGCGACGTTTTTTTATCATTGAAAATGCTGAAAAGCTAACTTTAGCTGCAAGTAATGCTTTGCTTAACTTATTAGAAGAGCCGGTAGCACCTGTAGTTACGATTTTGATAACCAATAATGAAAATCAAATCTTGCCAACAGTTAAGTCTAGAACGCAGATTCTTAATTTCTCTGATGAAAAAATTGATAGTAAGAGAGCGCAGTTGCTTGAATATGGCTTAACTGATGAAGAAATTGATGATCTAGGCGATACGGCTAAGCTTGAAGAAGAAAGTAAGTATTTGTTCCAAGAGTTATTAGAGCAGAATGATTTAGCACTGGTACGCGTGAGCCAGATTAGCGGTCTTGCTACAAAGCCAGCAAGTCAAAAATTTGTTTTTTATCAACTTAAGACTTTAGCGATGAAGAGTCTAGCAGCTGGTGAAAAGTTAAGGAAAAGTGCATTCTTATTGGAGTTGTTGATGACTGCTGATAAGATGCGAGCTAGTAATGTTAGTTTCCACAATACGTTAGATTATTTAGTATTGAGTTTTGAACGGTAG
- the yabA gene encoding DNA replication initiation control protein YabA has protein sequence MDPFSQLSQLQQNLQAMTKTVAGLENDMLEVLKENTELKVENQLLREKISKLDANKEPAESKSQAGLKSLRNIYDSGYHICNMYYGSHRESGEDCMFCLDILDNFVNHGQKNRG, from the coding sequence GTGGATCCATTTTCACAATTGTCACAATTACAGCAAAATCTTCAGGCAATGACAAAAACTGTTGCCGGTCTGGAAAATGACATGCTTGAAGTATTGAAAGAAAATACAGAGTTAAAGGTTGAAAATCAACTATTAAGAGAAAAAATTAGTAAATTAGACGCCAACAAAGAACCAGCAGAAAGTAAGTCCCAAGCTGGTCTAAAATCACTACGTAATATTTACGATTCTGGCTATCATATTTGCAACATGTATTATGGCTCTCACCGTGAATCTGGTGAAGATTGCATGTTTTGCTTAGATATTTTAGATAATTTCGTAAATCACGGACAAAAAAATAGGGGATAA
- a CDS encoding folate family ECF transporter S component, whose protein sequence is MKTGIKKIDLQGLVTLALFVAMDIVLEKISFGTSTVKVGLGFIGSALLGYYFGPLWGGIGALISDLLRSAIFGVEGGFFPGFTLSAIVGVVIYALFLYQKPIKWWRVIAATLLVTLVVNVLMNTYWLHLLYGLDLRAAFLQRILKELITPWIQIVVLYVILNAFQRVKIRR, encoded by the coding sequence ATGAAGACGGGAATAAAGAAAATAGATTTGCAAGGTTTAGTTACTTTGGCACTATTTGTAGCGATGGATATTGTATTAGAAAAAATTTCTTTTGGTACTTCAACTGTAAAAGTAGGATTGGGATTTATTGGAAGTGCGCTTTTAGGATATTATTTCGGTCCACTTTGGGGTGGAATCGGCGCATTAATTAGTGATTTATTGCGGTCAGCTATTTTTGGAGTTGAGGGAGGTTTCTTCCCCGGCTTTACTCTGTCAGCTATTGTTGGCGTGGTGATCTATGCCTTATTTTTATACCAAAAACCAATTAAATGGTGGCGCGTTATTGCAGCGACTTTATTAGTCACTTTAGTAGTTAATGTATTAATGAATACTTATTGGCTTCACCTACTATATGGCCTAGACTTACGAGCAGCCTTCTTACAAAGAATCTTGAAAGAGTTAATTACGCCATGGATTCAGATTGTTGTACTTTACGTGATTTTAAATGCTTTTCAACGTGTTAAAATAAGAAGGTAA